One uncultured Alphaproteobacteria bacterium genomic region harbors:
- a CDS encoding putative Na+/phosphate transporter (Evidence 3 : Function proposed based on presence of conserved amino acid motif, structural feature or limited homology) — protein MDAPQLLLQLAGNVVLLLWGLHMVQSGLLRAFGGDLRRWLDTGLRNRASAFVAGLGVTVLLQSSTATGLMVAGFAAAGAMTTIPAMAAMLGANVGSTLIVLVLAFDVTRIAPLFLLAGFVAFRRRNTRCHDLGRVAIGLGLMLLALHLLLGTLDPAETAPGLRRGLALLTADATVAAALAAAVAWAAHSSVAAVLLIASLAGGGAIGPEAAVAMVAGANLGSAVNPLLEGPRGDPAARRMPVGNFVNRLIGAALAVPFAAPLAAVLEQASPDPAQRVALFHFGFNLALAALFILPLPWLARGLARLLPARAAADPAAPRYLDPQALAVPHVAVANAAREALRMADAAGAMIDGALHVLRADDRRRIREIRATDDVLDRLHDAIKRYLTEIAVEGLDPDDVRRVDDVLAFARNLEHVGDIVDRNLMEAARRKIRRRLKFSQEGAADLIAILQRLKKTQELAAAVFVSGDARAARSLMREKAIVRGLEARATEAHFARLRAGRAESVETSALHLDILRDLRRINAHLVAAAYPVLDRSGELLPSRIRGDAVQG, from the coding sequence ATGGACGCGCCCCAGCTTCTGCTGCAACTCGCGGGCAACGTCGTGCTGCTCCTGTGGGGGCTGCACATGGTGCAGAGCGGTCTGCTGCGCGCCTTCGGCGGCGATCTGCGGCGCTGGCTCGATACCGGCCTGCGCAATCGCGCCTCGGCGTTCGTCGCCGGCCTGGGGGTGACGGTCCTACTGCAGAGCAGCACCGCCACCGGCCTGATGGTGGCGGGCTTTGCCGCCGCCGGAGCGATGACGACGATCCCGGCGATGGCGGCGATGCTCGGCGCCAACGTCGGCTCGACGCTGATCGTGCTGGTGCTCGCCTTCGACGTCACCCGCATCGCGCCGCTGTTCCTGCTCGCGGGGTTCGTCGCCTTCCGCCGCCGCAATACCCGCTGCCACGATCTCGGCCGCGTCGCCATCGGCCTCGGGCTGATGTTGCTGGCGCTCCACCTGCTGCTCGGGACGCTCGACCCGGCGGAAACCGCGCCGGGGCTGCGCCGCGGGCTCGCGCTGCTGACCGCCGACGCCACCGTCGCGGCGGCGCTGGCGGCGGCGGTCGCCTGGGCGGCGCATTCCAGCGTCGCCGCGGTGCTGCTGATCGCCTCGCTCGCGGGCGGCGGCGCGATCGGGCCGGAGGCGGCGGTGGCGATGGTCGCGGGGGCGAACCTCGGCAGCGCCGTCAATCCTCTGCTCGAAGGGCCGCGCGGCGATCCGGCGGCACGGCGGATGCCGGTCGGCAACTTCGTCAACCGCCTGATCGGCGCGGCGCTCGCGGTGCCGTTCGCGGCGCCGCTCGCCGCGGTTTTGGAGCAGGCGTCGCCCGATCCGGCGCAGCGGGTGGCGCTGTTCCACTTCGGCTTCAATCTCGCGCTCGCCGCGCTGTTCATTCTGCCGCTGCCGTGGCTCGCGCGCGGGCTTGCGCGGCTGCTGCCCGCGCGCGCCGCCGCCGATCCCGCCGCGCCCCGCTATCTCGATCCGCAGGCGCTCGCCGTGCCCCACGTCGCCGTCGCCAATGCCGCGCGCGAGGCGCTCCGGATGGCGGACGCCGCGGGCGCGATGATCGACGGCGCGCTCCATGTGCTGCGCGCCGACGACCGCCGCCGTATCCGCGAGATTCGCGCGACCGACGACGTGCTCGACCGCCTGCACGACGCGATCAAGCGCTATCTCACCGAGATCGCGGTGGAGGGTCTCGACCCCGACGACGTCCGCCGCGTCGACGACGTTCTCGCGTTCGCGCGCAATCTCGAACACGTCGGCGACATCGTCGACCGCAACCTGATGGAGGCGGCGCGCCGCAAGATCCGCCGCAGGCTCAAGTTCTCGCAGGAGGGCGCGGCGGATCTGATCGCCATCCTCCAGCGCCTGAAGAAGACCCAGGAGCTGGCGGCGGCGGTGTTCGTTTCCGGCGACGCGCGCGCCGCACGTAGCCTGATGCGGGAGAAGGCGATCGTACGCGGGCTGGAGGCGCGGGCGACCGAGGCGCACTTCGCGCGCCTGCGCGCCGGACGGGCCGAAAGCGTCGAGACCAGCGCGCTGCACCTCGACATCCTGCGCGATCTCCGGCGCATCAACGCCCATCTCGTCGCGGCCGCCTATCCGGTGCTCGACCGTTCCGGCGAGCTGTTGCCGTCGCGCATCCGCGGCGACGCGGTGCAGGGGTAG
- a CDS encoding hypothetical protein (Evidence 5 : No homology to any previously reported sequences): MLFETMADVEVGKSAGAWLKAQREAEGLSRRDVAERVGLTYHIFVDHVEAGNGRIRAEELTRWADALRVERVEFVKRLRGFDDAPRRVEAELVEA; this comes from the coding sequence ATGCTGTTCGAGACGATGGCGGACGTGGAAGTCGGCAAATCGGCGGGCGCGTGGCTGAAGGCGCAACGCGAGGCGGAAGGGTTGAGCCGCCGCGACGTCGCCGAGCGGGTAGGCCTCACCTACCACATCTTCGTCGATCACGTCGAAGCCGGAAACGGCCGGATCCGTGCCGAGGAGCTGACCCGCTGGGCCGACGCCCTGCGCGTCGAGCGCGTCGAGTTCGTGAAGCGGCTGCGCGGCTTCGACGACGCGCCGCGGCGCGTCGAGGCGGAACTGGTCGAGGCGTAA
- the aspS gene encoding Aspartate--tRNA ligase: protein MHAYRSHTCNQLTAADTGATVRLSGWVHRKRDHGNLLFVDLRDHYGITQCVTDSASAVFATLESARPETVICVTGRVVRRDAETVNPKLPTGEIEIRVDEVSVLSTAEVLPIQVASSEEFSEEMRLRYRFLDLRRERLHANIVLRSRVIASIRRRMIEQGFMEFQTPILTASSPEGARDFLVPARQHPGKFYALPQAPQQFKQLLMVAGFDRYFQIAPCFRDEDSRADRSPGEFYQLDLEMSFVTQDDVFAAVEPVMEGVFREFGNGRPVTPAPFPRIPYDESMLKYGSDKPDLRNPIVIADVTEAYRDSGFGIFAKGVAAGSVVRAIPAPGGAAKPRSWFDGLNAWAREEGAGGLGYITFAGGEAKGPIAKNLEPERIAAIKAAAGVGDGDAVFFACDKALAAAKFAGKVRTRVCADLGLLDENQFKFCWIVDFPMYELNEDTGKIEFSHNPFSMPQGEMEALLTQDPLTIKAFQYDIVCNGVELSSGAIRNHRPDIMYKAFEIAGYPAEVVEAKFGGMLNAFKFGAPPHGGSAPGIDRIVMLLADEPNIREIIAFPLNQQAQDLLMQAPAEVEPERLRELHIKLDLPKPKLKVTSETPTEG, encoded by the coding sequence ATGCACGCCTACCGCAGCCATACCTGCAACCAGCTTACCGCCGCCGATACCGGCGCGACCGTCCGGCTTTCCGGCTGGGTGCACAGGAAGCGCGACCACGGCAACCTGCTGTTCGTCGACCTGCGCGATCACTACGGCATCACCCAGTGCGTCACCGACAGCGCCAGCGCGGTGTTCGCCACCCTCGAATCCGCGCGCCCCGAAACCGTGATTTGCGTCACCGGACGGGTGGTGCGGCGCGACGCCGAGACGGTGAACCCGAAGCTGCCGACCGGCGAGATCGAGATCCGCGTCGACGAGGTGTCGGTGCTCTCGACCGCCGAGGTGCTGCCGATCCAGGTCGCCTCCAGCGAGGAGTTCTCGGAGGAGATGCGCCTGCGCTACCGCTTCCTCGATTTGCGGCGCGAGCGCCTGCACGCCAACATCGTGCTGCGCAGCCGGGTGATCGCCTCGATCCGCCGCCGCATGATCGAGCAGGGATTCATGGAGTTCCAGACCCCGATCCTCACCGCCTCCTCGCCCGAGGGCGCGCGCGACTTCCTGGTGCCCGCGCGCCAGCACCCGGGCAAGTTCTACGCCCTGCCGCAGGCGCCGCAGCAGTTCAAGCAGCTGCTGATGGTGGCGGGCTTCGACCGCTATTTCCAGATCGCGCCGTGCTTCCGCGACGAGGATAGCCGCGCCGACCGCAGCCCGGGCGAGTTCTACCAGCTCGACCTCGAAATGAGCTTCGTCACGCAGGACGACGTGTTCGCGGCGGTCGAGCCGGTGATGGAAGGGGTGTTCCGCGAGTTCGGCAACGGCCGCCCGGTGACCCCGGCGCCGTTCCCGCGCATCCCCTACGACGAGTCGATGCTGAAGTACGGCTCCGACAAACCCGATCTGCGCAATCCGATCGTGATCGCCGACGTGACCGAGGCCTACCGGGACTCGGGCTTCGGCATCTTCGCCAAGGGCGTCGCCGCCGGGTCGGTGGTGCGCGCGATTCCGGCGCCGGGCGGCGCGGCCAAGCCGCGATCGTGGTTCGACGGTCTCAACGCCTGGGCGCGGGAAGAGGGCGCGGGCGGCCTCGGCTACATCACTTTCGCGGGCGGTGAGGCGAAGGGGCCGATCGCCAAGAACCTCGAACCCGAGCGGATCGCGGCGATCAAGGCCGCCGCCGGAGTGGGCGACGGCGACGCGGTGTTCTTCGCCTGCGACAAGGCGCTCGCCGCCGCCAAGTTCGCGGGCAAGGTGCGCACCCGGGTGTGCGCCGATCTCGGCCTGCTCGACGAGAACCAGTTCAAGTTCTGCTGGATCGTCGACTTCCCGATGTACGAGCTCAACGAAGATACCGGCAAGATCGAGTTCAGCCACAACCCGTTTTCGATGCCGCAGGGCGAGATGGAGGCGCTCCTCACCCAGGACCCGCTCACCATCAAGGCGTTCCAGTACGATATCGTCTGCAATGGCGTCGAGCTGTCGTCGGGCGCGATCCGGAACCATCGTCCGGACATCATGTACAAGGCGTTCGAGATCGCGGGCTATCCGGCCGAGGTGGTCGAGGCCAAGTTCGGCGGCATGCTCAATGCCTTCAAGTTCGGCGCGCCGCCCCACGGCGGCTCGGCCCCGGGCATCGACCGCATCGTGATGCTGCTCGCCGACGAGCCGAACATCCGCGAGATCATCGCCTTCCCGCTCAACCAACAAGCCCAGGATCTGCTGATGCAGGCCCCGGCCGAGGTCGAGCCCGAACGCCTGCGAGAACTTCACATCAAGCTCGATCTGCCGAAACCGAAACTGAAGGTGACGAGCGAAACTCCCACGGAGGGATGA
- the rnd gene encoding Ribonuclease D has protein sequence MSLITDTGALAALCERLADSKYVTVDTEFIREKTYWPRLCLIQVAGETEAACIDPLAEGIDLEPFFALMRNAAVLKVFHAARQDLEILMKLMGELPKPLFDTQVAAMVCGFGESVGYETLATKLANAHIDKSTRFTDWSKRPLTERQVVYALADVIPLRKVYRKLASVLARTGRSEWLDEEMKILADPATYVAEPREMFRRLKSRTKNPRFLAVLRELAAWRELEAQRRDLPRQRVVRDEALLEIAASAPTTLAALADTRQLPKSMTEGPTAEAIVEAVETGLALPVGELPELPAHKDHPPGLAPVVDLLRVLLKTKCDAHGVAPKIVATTEELEDLAADDDAPVRALVGWRRILFGDDALRLKHGHIALAISPDNGRIELIPVEDDAEGQPIGEAADVTSGNTAELIADTDAA, from the coding sequence ATGAGCCTGATTACAGATACCGGCGCCCTTGCGGCGCTGTGCGAGCGCCTGGCGGATTCCAAATACGTCACCGTCGACACCGAGTTCATTCGCGAGAAAACCTATTGGCCCAGGCTCTGCCTGATCCAGGTGGCGGGTGAGACCGAGGCGGCCTGCATCGACCCCCTCGCCGAGGGGATCGACCTCGAACCGTTCTTCGCGCTGATGCGCAACGCCGCGGTGCTCAAGGTCTTCCACGCCGCGCGCCAGGATCTCGAAATCCTGATGAAGCTGATGGGCGAACTGCCGAAGCCGTTGTTCGACACCCAGGTCGCGGCAATGGTCTGCGGCTTCGGCGAGTCCGTCGGCTACGAGACGCTGGCGACCAAGCTCGCCAACGCCCACATCGACAAGTCCACCCGCTTCACCGACTGGTCGAAGCGGCCGCTCACCGAGCGCCAGGTGGTCTATGCGCTGGCCGACGTGATTCCGCTGCGCAAGGTCTACCGCAAGCTCGCCTCGGTGCTGGCGCGCACCGGCCGCTCCGAATGGCTCGACGAGGAGATGAAGATCCTCGCCGATCCGGCGACCTACGTCGCCGAGCCGCGCGAGATGTTCCGCCGCCTGAAATCCCGCACCAAGAACCCGCGCTTCCTCGCGGTGCTGCGCGAACTCGCGGCGTGGCGCGAGCTCGAGGCGCAGCGACGCGACCTGCCGCGTCAGCGGGTGGTGCGCGACGAGGCGCTGCTGGAAATCGCCGCCTCCGCCCCGACCACCCTCGCCGCGCTGGCCGACACCCGCCAGCTGCCGAAGAGCATGACCGAAGGCCCGACCGCCGAGGCGATCGTCGAAGCGGTGGAGACCGGCCTCGCGCTGCCGGTCGGCGAACTGCCGGAGCTTCCCGCCCACAAGGATCACCCGCCCGGCCTCGCGCCGGTGGTGGACCTGCTGCGCGTGCTGCTGAAGACCAAGTGCGACGCCCACGGCGTGGCCCCGAAGATCGTCGCCACCACCGAGGAACTCGAAGACCTCGCCGCCGACGACGACGCGCCGGTGCGCGCCCTGGTCGGCTGGCGGCGCATCCTCTTCGGCGACGACGCGCTGCGGCTCAAGCACGGCCACATCGCGCTCGCGATCTCGCCCGACAACGGCCGCATCGAACTGATCCCAGTCGAGGACGACGCCGAGGGCCAGCCGATCGGCGAGGCCGCCGACGTCACCTCCGGCAACACCGCCGAGCTGATCGCCGACACCGACGCCGCCTGA